From the genome of Halorussus caseinilyticus, one region includes:
- a CDS encoding PIN domain-containing protein, with amino-acid sequence MKLLDASVLVGYAQGERAAADYLGRNDDTIFGAPTVVLSEMYTGLFRTTDLTREEAKAKYGWVRAVPFTDEAAVETAEIRATLSARGEKINATDTYIAGTARAFDVPLVTADGDFEKVDGLDVENYRDH; translated from the coding sequence ATGAAACTGCTCGACGCCTCGGTTCTCGTCGGCTATGCGCAGGGAGAACGAGCCGCCGCGGACTACCTCGGTCGAAACGATGACACGATTTTCGGCGCACCGACTGTCGTTCTCTCGGAGATGTACACTGGACTGTTTCGGACGACGGACCTGACCCGCGAAGAAGCGAAAGCGAAGTACGGATGGGTCCGTGCGGTCCCGTTCACCGACGAGGCCGCGGTCGAAACCGCCGAGATTCGCGCCACGCTCAGCGCGCGCGGAGAGAAAATCAACGCGACCGACACCTACATCGCGGGGACTGCGAGAGCGTTCGACGTACCGCTCGTCACCGCCGACGGTGACTTCGAGAAGGTCGATGGTCTCGACGTAGAGAACTACCGCGACCACTAA
- a CDS encoding antitoxin VapB family protein yields MATKNIGIREEVYKHLKAHKQGDESFSDTIERLLEDAEGDWRTNFGFLDGEVGEEFAEAVEAERERFDADATARQREIFDAFDGDADG; encoded by the coding sequence ATGGCGACGAAGAACATCGGCATCCGAGAAGAGGTCTACAAACACCTCAAAGCCCACAAGCAGGGCGACGAGAGCTTCTCGGACACTATCGAGCGACTCCTCGAAGACGCCGAGGGCGACTGGCGGACGAACTTCGGATTCCTCGACGGCGAAGTCGGCGAGGAGTTCGCCGAGGCCGTCGAAGCCGAACGCGAGCGGTTCGACGCCGACGCGACAGCACGCCAGCGCGAAATCTTCGACGCTTTCGACGGGGACGCCGACGGATGA